In the Mytilus trossulus isolate FHL-02 chromosome 1, PNRI_Mtr1.1.1.hap1, whole genome shotgun sequence genome, one interval contains:
- the LOC134714772 gene encoding melatonin receptor type 1B-A-like: MNTTINISRYVIKYFGKYEFIQESPGFAITSIALQTIASLVGTFGNALILIITARSKGKMSVQSIFIINIAISDMYVTMVADPMSVVGKIEGRPFFMKYPILCDIIGKMCTVSCIVSLGSITLLSFNRYILICHNSHYEKIFTRRSCIIMCLSLYVVGMIMVLLNYAGIGGHGFDDKSLECIWDRMATYSYTVVFSVCLVWIPLIVVGISYLKLFLFVRHTRKQITSRGNAPVIDNKSLRLAKTIFIVYAVFSICWIPFAILLVADSNDTFSHEVHLCITVFAHFHPSINFFIYYFSNEKFKKDFHKMFQIGNNEVEHQPNGQVSLSFVTRVNEKSSSSNC, from the exons ATGAATACTACTATCAACATATCTAGATAcgttatcaaatattttggaaaatatgAATTCATTCAGGAATCTCCTGGCTTTGCAATTACATCTATAGCATTACAAACAATTGCGTCCCTTGTAGGGACATTCGGGAATGCTCTAATTTTGATTATTACAGCCAGATCGAAGGGAAAGATGAGTGTACAGTCCATATTCATCATCAACATAGCTATATCAGACATGTACGTAACTATGGTAGCAGATCCTATGAGCGTTGTTG gTAAAATTGAAGGCCGGCCATTCTTCATGAAGTATCCAATTCTGTGCGATATAATCGGGAAAATGTGTACAGTTTCATGTATCGTGTCTTTGGGGTCCATCACATTGCTCAGTTTCAACAGATATATATTAATCTGTCACAACTCACATTACGAGAAAATATTTACTCGGCGTTCATGTATTATAATGTGCCTATCACTGTATGTCGTTGGTATGATCATGGTTTTGTTAAATTACGCCGGAATTGGCGGACATGGTTTTGATGACAAAAGTTTGGAATGTATTTGGGACAGAATGGCAACATACAGTTACACCGTTGTATTTTCAGTTTGTCTTGTGTGGATTCCGTTGATAGTTGTAGGAATCTCTtacttaaaattgtttttatttgtccGACATACAAGAAAACAGATCACAAGTAGAGGAAACGCACCAGTCATTGACAATAAATCACTGCGCCTcgcaaaaacaatatttattgtgTATGCGGTATTTTCAATTTGTTGGATACCTTTCGCCATATTGCTTGTGGCCGATTCAAATGATACATTTTCCCATGAAGTACATCTTTGTATCACAGTTTTTGCCCATTTTCATCCATCgattaatttctttatttattatttttcaaatgaaaaatttaaaaaggatttCCATAAAATGTTTCAGATTGGCAACAATGAAGTAGAACATCAGCCTAATGGCCAAGTTTCTCTATCTTTTGTAACAAGGGTCAATGAGAAATCATCTTCATCAAATTGTTAA